The DNA segment GGGCCGTTTCGCGAGGCTTTGGATGGAGAGGCGTTCCAGAATGGTATGGACAGCACTATGCATGGAAGCCGTGACGCGCCGCCGCCAGCCCAAACGCCCATATAAGCCGGTAAGCACTGATTCGTATAAGGTGATGGGGACATGGCGATCTATTTCAGGCAGCTGTGCCACATAGCCCACCCGTTGGCGGATAGCGAGGAGATGCCGCCGTTCAAGTGGTAATCCAAGGACTCGAATGGATCCCGAGCTGAGCGGTGTAAATCCATTAATGGCAGTGAGCAGCGTTGTTTTTCCTGCGCCGTTGGGCCCCAAGAGCACGACACTTTCACCGGCATGGACGCGCAGCGATACGCCTGCCAACGCTTCGGATCCCTGACGAATAACACGGGCATCTTCTATTTCCAAGACCGGCAGTGTCACAAAGACTCCAAGGAGGTTAAGGCTTCAGTTAACAAGCTTATGTTGGATTGGAATGCGCTCTCCCAAGTGGCCGTGTCAGAAGACGCGCCCGGGAAATTGGTGAGCACCGTATAGGCGGCATTCAGATCCTTTGCAAGCATCTGTCCTGCTGACAGTCCGCCGCTCTGTAAGTTGTCCACGACTAACAGGACACCGGCATCGCGGCTTTTATGCAGGAGGGATTCCATATCGGACACGCTGTAGTCTTCCGGACGATTAAAGGAAGCTGCAACGGTGAACCCTGCCCACGTTAAAAAGGACGTCTGCATCTCATGACAGCATACCGAAATACCTTGGGTCTTTTCCAAAGCTAAGCTTTGACGGGCGGCCTGTTCCACTGTGTCAATGCGTTCTTGGCGTGCTGCTGCTTTCTCACGCATTGCCCCTTCCTCATGAGGCGCAATTTCAAGAAGTACTTCAAGTACTTCCGTCACAGCAGCGCGTTGCTCCGAGGGAATCATCCAATTGCCGCCCGCTTCAAAAACGCGGACTTTATGGTCGGGAAGTTTCGCCGCGTCTATAATGCGCGTGATATTGGCAAGGCGCAGCTGCCACGGATGGAGCAACACAGATCGCGCTTCTTGGAGCAGGTGAATATCGCCCGCTTTCATATCAAATTGGCTTGGACACGAACTGCTCGGCAGCAAGGTGTAGGTCTCTGCGTGAAGGGACGAGATGTCTTGCACAATGTCTGCAATTAGGGAGGTGCCGCAAATTATGGCGGGTTCCGTGCTGTGGCTTTTTCCGCTGCATCCTGAAAATCCAAGGCTCAATGCGATAGAAAGGATCAGTACACTATAAACGGTGCTTCGAATAGGTATTCTCATGGCAGGCAACTTGCTTTCTTTTGTGTTGATCGATACGGTCGTTTTAAATCCTGCCCGAGCAAAAGGGGCAAGAACTTACCGCAATCCGAAATGGCTATTTTCTTTCAGGAGGTCTTCATCATTCATAATGGGGAATTTTTCGGGATAAATACCCCATTCCACATGGCCATCCATATAAAGCACATTGCTGCCGCCCGGTATATGGTTGAAGATAAGCGTTCCCGCTGTGCCGCTGATGAGATTTCCGAAAGTGTCCCACATGACCGGGATGCTGCTTTGCGATTGCACCGCCATGCTTGCAGTATTAACATCGGTCGTGAAGAAGCGTTCGACCCCTTCGCGCAGTCGTAATACTTTATCGCTGCCGGCGGCACCGATGCCCGTGTCCGGCGTCATTTCAGGCCAATTCTCTGTCGTAATTTTCAGATCAGCACGGAAGTTTTTCTTGCGGACAGGCACGGAAATTTCTGAAATGGAAACGGACTCAATAAAAGGCAGGGCTCCCATAGCGCCCCAGACGCCGAAATATTCTTCTTTGTTGGTGGCGGCATAGCCTTTATATACATAGGAACGGCCCAACTCGGCGCAAAGAAAATATTGTTCTGAAATACGGTCGTTGGCGTCGCGCGCCGTCTGTATCCACTCGTCAAAATCTCCGGAATCGGGTAAGCGTGTGGCAACATAGGTGCCCGTACCGTCGCCTTGGCTGTCGGAAGGGCAAAGCGCCACGTTCAGATCGGACAAGTATTCCGGATAGATGGTGAAAGCATCGGGTGAACTGAACAAGGGCATACCGTTGAGATAGGCATTGGCGAAAGGCGAGCAAGGCGGCCAATAGTCTTTTTGTTCATCGGCATACATTTTGAAAATCGTGCCAAATTGCTTAAGATTATTCATACACGATTTGCGCCGTGCCGCTTCCCGCGCACGGCTGAGCGCCGGCAGCAGTATGGCTGCGAGAATGCCGATAATGGCAATGACCACCAACAGTTCAATCAGTGTAAATCCGTGTTTTTTCTTGTAGATCATGGCTAACCTCTGCGTAATAGCATCCGCGTTCCAGTATTACGATATGAGGCAAAAGTATTACACAAGAGGGGAAGGAAAAGCAACATAAGGGTGTTTAACACCCTAACACCAAACAGGCGCCTGAACCCGAACAGACGCTCATCCGGGCGCGGTAAGACAGCTGTAATGCGGGTAAGTCACCTAAGATGAAAGCCCAAAATAGGCGCTCCTTTACCCTGGTGAATATGGTGTTACCCGATAAAAATTTGTTATAGTGTGCCCGTTGGGTTCGGACAGTGTTTTTGACAGGTCGTGCCCTTTACAACAATCCCATCGTCGCTGTCCGTTCATAAATATGTAGTGCATGCCCGGGATCAGGAAAAGTTATGGTCATTTACAACGAATCCAATACTGCCCATACTGTCGTGATGGATGCGAAAGCCATGGCGGAAACGCTTCGTACGATTGCCCGAGCAGTGGTAGACGGCAATCCTGAAATTCAGTCACTTGTCATTTTGGGTATTTTAAGC comes from the Candidatus Hydrogenedentota bacterium genome and includes:
- a CDS encoding ATP-binding cassette domain-containing protein, translating into MTLPVLEIEDARVIRQGSEALAGVSLRVHAGESVVLLGPNGAGKTTLLTAINGFTPLSSGSIRVLGLPLERRHLLAIRQRVGYVAQLPEIDRHVPITLYESVLTGLYGRLGWRRRVTASMHSAVHTILERLSIQSLAKRPLGQLSGGELRRATIARALVQEPEILLLDEPTASLDDNARREICAFLDELNEQQGMTLMWVTHDMDALPDSCTRVVRMKVGHIVADESGNPDKEHVQ
- a CDS encoding zinc ABC transporter solute-binding protein; amino-acid sequence: MRIPIRSTVYSVLILSIALSLGFSGCSGKSHSTEPAIICGTSLIADIVQDISSLHAETYTLLPSSSCPSQFDMKAGDIHLLQEARSVLLHPWQLRLANITRIIDAAKLPDHKVRVFEAGGNWMIPSEQRAAVTEVLEVLLEIAPHEEGAMREKAAARQERIDTVEQAARQSLALEKTQGISVCCHEMQTSFLTWAGFTVAASFNRPEDYSVSDMESLLHKSRDAGVLLVVDNLQSGGLSAGQMLAKDLNAAYTVLTNFPGASSDTATWESAFQSNISLLTEALTSLESL
- a CDS encoding prepilin-type N-terminal cleavage/methylation domain-containing protein gives rise to the protein MYKKKHGFTLIELLVVIAIIGILAAILLPALSRAREAARRKSCMNNLKQFGTIFKMYADEQKDYWPPCSPFANAYLNGMPLFSSPDAFTIYPEYLSDLNVALCPSDSQGDGTGTYVATRLPDSGDFDEWIQTARDANDRISEQYFLCAELGRSYVYKGYAATNKEEYFGVWGAMGALPFIESVSISEISVPVRKKNFRADLKITTENWPEMTPDTGIGAAGSDKVLRLREGVERFFTTDVNTASMAVQSQSSIPVMWDTFGNLISGTAGTLIFNHIPGGSNVLYMDGHVEWGIYPEKFPIMNDEDLLKENSHFGLR